The stretch of DNA TCCCCGGCGTTCCAGGCGGGAGTCGCGCTGATATTGTCAAGTCGCAGAATGGTCGTATCAAAGCTGAAACGAACCCGATAGCCGTGAACCAGTTGTACGCCACTGTCCAGGGACAGATTCACAATCAGGCTGTCTCCCACCTGTTGCACGATATTCTCCGACTGCAGGAACCTGATCCGATTTTCTGGTGCGCTGTTCGCACTTCCTGTCACGATCAGAAAAAAGGTCAACAGCATCGCGGCGAGCTTGAGATTCATGAGGAGCTCTCCATAAGATTCGATGGGAGCGACCCCTCGTCGCTCCCACCTTTCGTGTATGCTACTTCACAAGCATCATCTTGCGTGTAGCCGAATAGGCATCCGTACTTAGACGATAGAGGTAAATACCGCTCGCCACAGCATTGCCATGGAGATCAGTACCTGCCCATGGAGTCGAGTAAACTCCGGCAGACTTCTGTTCGTCCACCAGCACCACCACGGACTGACCCAGCATATTGAAAACCTCAAGTCGAACATGGCAATCCAAAGGAATGCTGTATTCAATCGAGGTCACTGGGTTGAACGGGTTGGGGTAGTTCTGCGCGAGGCTATAGGACCGAGGAATGATCCTGACCTCGGGCGAGACCAGCGCCGCTGTCAAAGGTTGATTCTCGCGATCGCGCAGGGTTCCCTCAATCAGCGTGACGTTGGGTGTTCCTGATTGAGACGAGAAGTGCAGTGTGGCGACTTCGCCGGATCCGCCAAGAGTATTTCCGGTCCCCAACAGCGCAACATCGATCGTCACGCTCCCCTGCCCAGAGATGATCTTGGTGAAGATCGGCTGAGTCACTGAGGTCAGGGCTGGATTCAACTCGACCTTATCAAGCGTACTGGTCTCATCGAAAGCCAATGTGACTCGAAGCGCTTTGATGTCGCCACGGTTATTGAGCAGTCGAAGATGGTACGTGGCATCCGGTCCCTCTTGCGTGCCGGTTACGGCCAGCGACAGATCGCCATTGACGGACTGATCGGCAAAGATCGGCACCGCCTTCATGGATGGATTGACAGCGTCAAAGTTGATCGCAAAGATCACCAGATCCTCGAATTGGATCGAGTCATCGGGGTTCGGGATCCCTTTGGGGCTGCCGCCGAAAGTCGGACCGAAATCGGCGTCATCATAGAACGCCGCATCCCCCTGCTTGGTCGCATACGCGATCGAGAAGAGAGCCAGGTCCTCCAGATAGACAAAGCCATCTGACGTATTCTGGGAGACCGTGTTGTCGCCAATGTCTCCAAGCCAGTAGGATGTGGCTCTCCCCTGCGCCGCAGGAGCCGCAACTGAGTAGTTTCCGGCTGCATCGTACGCAAAAGCGCCATAGTAGTAAATGTCACGAGTGGCGTTGGAAAGACCGACCGCATCGTCATGGTTGACATTGGAAGCGACTGATGCCGCGCTATCAAAGACAGTGGTGCCAACAAGCTGAGACGCAGGATAGGCGGGAGCGGAGACCGTGCCCGGGACTGTCCCGTAGTTCGGATAGTTGGTCCACGGTACGCGCTGGAGCACGACGCCGATCACATCCGCACTGGTCGAATTCTGCCAGCTCACGTGCACTTTATTGTGACCAGGTTTGGCAACAAGATTGGTCGGAGGCGCTGGCGCAGTGACATCCTTGGTGAAGCACCAGGTGTAACTGCAGGTATCGGCATTGCCGCGGCCGGCATCATCGACCACCTTGAAGTAAACACAATGTGCTGCCTCGGTGAGTCCGCTAAATCCCGGAAGAGTCCAGGCAGTATTGCTGTACGTTGTCCCGGCAAGACCAGTCGCGATCGGCAGCCAGGTTGGGCCGCAGGCATCGATCTGGTAGTAAACCGCGGCAAGGTCACAGTCGTCGGAAGCGCTGAGATTCAGCACCGGTGCGAAATTGTAGAAGCCGCCTGAACCCGGGGAGAGTACTGTCAGATCCGGGTCAAGACAATCGGACCGAAACGCCACCGGTGTGGCAAGCGGTACGATTATCGGCGAATTGGTGCTGTCGCGAAGGTCGCGGTAGTACATTGCGATCTCGCCCCAGGCACAAAGACTCACGCTACCGCTGAAGTTCACGGTAAAGAGTGAAGCCGGCCCATCCTGCACACCGGTCAACACGCCGAGATTAACAAAGAGCGTGTCTTTTTGTCCGGCCGCATGATTGGTTTGCGATGAGGTCAGGAAAAAATTCCCGGAAGCAGCAGTAACGGAACCAACAGTCAACTCCGCAGGATATTCCAGCCGAATATCGGCCGCGTCAAGCGCGGTGACAGCATCGCCGACCGAAACCGTCACGGTAACGCCGGACGTGCAGAGATAGATGAGAGAATCCGGGCTGAGATCCAATCCGCAGTCCGCGCTCGGATTGTTGTCAAGATTTCCCCCGCCTCCGCCTATGGCGTACGGTGGAGTGCCGCTATAGTCGCTCCAGCAGTTGTGGTTGTAGTAGTTGCCGGGCAGAATGTCGCCGGCATTGAGTCCGTTGGAGAACACATTCTCTTCAACAGACAGTACGCCGCCATTATTGTCCAGGCCGTAATCGTTAAAGAGCAGGACATTGTTGTCAATGTCACCGGCTAGTACTGAAGCGCCGGCCTCTTTGTAGAATTCGATTCCAACCAGATAGTTGGTGACCCGATTGTCGTGAACCTGCCATGACGCATTGCTCAGGTTGTAGGCGTACGGGAAGATCGCGTAGGACGTATCTGTGCCGCCGCCATCGAATGTATTGCCGGAAACATCGGTCACGTAGGTCATGGGTGATGTCGACGCGGTCATGGTCGAACGGTGAAGTTCGGTGTCTATTCCGCTTGGACGGAACTTAGCCACTGGTCCGACAGTGCCGTAGTAGCCGATAATTCCGTACACTTCGTGGTGCCCGGTGCCGGCCAGTGTCTGCGAAACCAAGTTGTTGGTGAAACTACCGCCGCACTCTGACCAGTAACCCGACGCCTGACATTCGGTGATCGTGTTATGATCTGCGGTGACGGGACCGGGACCACTGGCGAGGATGCCAGAGGCCGCCCAGCTTGCGCCCGTGTACGAAATGGACGAGACGCTATTGTAAGTCGCAATTCCACCTGCGACATCGGTGAATTGGATGCCGTTCTGCGCCGTTACTGTCGTCGGACCGGCACCTGTCACCGTGCAGTGATCGACTGTCGCGGTCAGATCGGCTCCGATCATGGCAATTGCGGTCTTCTGGAAGCCGGTCACCGTAACGTTATGGAGAGCCACCGTTCTGTCGTTGCCGTCATTGTCAAGCGCATACACGGCGACACCGTGTTGCGAGCCGGAGAATGGCGTATCCCGAACATCGATGATCGAACAGGTATCAACCGACCCTCCCGAGTTCCGGTAGCCGATCCCGACAAATCGATAGTTGCTGTTCCCCTTGCCGGCTCCATCGACTGTCAATTGTGCGACTTTGACATCGGCCGAGTTGGTGATCATCAAAACCGGGTAATTACGGGTGGTTCCGCTGCTGATGAAGTAATCGGTCATGGCAGTGGATGGCGCCTGGATGATCGTATTGGCCACACCAGCGCCGATGAGATTCAAGTCGGCCATGGCGTCAATGACAACTTGCCCAACATACAACCCCGGCATCAGGTAAATAGTGCTGCCATCGACCAGAGCAACCGCTTCCTGAATGCGGTTGGTCGCGTTTAGCTGCGGCGAATCATCGTCGACCCATAGCCCGGAGAGATCGGGTTGGAAGCCGATCGCGGCGTTGATGTCTGCCCCGTTATCCAGCCACGGCGTATAATCCGCTGTCGCTTGAATGGAGCTGGCCACGGTTGCGCCGACATTACTTCCCCACCAGTTACCACTGTACTGCAGAGTCAATGTTCCCAGAGCGCCCGCGGCGGTAATCACGTTCGAATTGCTGTTATTATAGATCGCGTTCTGCGCCAGCGTAAACGAGTTCGCATAACCGGCATCGGATTCGAGGTAGATGCCGTCTGTGCAGTTCGAGACGCTGTTATTGGCAAAATTGACTGTTACGTTCCCGGAACCGTACCCCCAGATCTGCGTCGTAACATAAACTCCGGTCGCGTTCGGCCGTGCCATACCATCCACCACGTTATTGGTGAACTGCGGAGTGACCGCGGCATAGGCGCCGGCTGAGGTAAGTCCTACGTCTACATTTGAGATGATGTTGCCATCTACCACCGGAGCGATATATGGGGCAAACACGAAGATGGCATAACTGTTCGTCGCGCCATCGCTAATAGTGTTCCCCTGGATCAGGTCGGCAGTACTTCCGGCGTAGTTACCGGCGTTGTCCGTGTGAATTCCGCTGCTGGATCCGGTGACTGTATTGTGCAGGAACTGACAACCGGTTGACCAGTTGGCCGAAATTGCGTCGTTGCAGTTGGCAACGGTGTTGTATTCAAATATCCCACCGCCGCCGAAATTGAACATGCCGATCGACGAGGTGGTCGCTTTGACGTTGCTTACTGAGCTATGATGAAAATAGAACGAGCCGCCACTTGAGGCATAGATACCACGCAGGTAGATATTCTTAATCGTGGTATTGTGTACAGTCAGGTTCTGATAGACACCCAAGGCGTGATTGGTAATGATACCATTGCGCGCATCGAGATCTGCTCCATCGCTGACGATCCCGCTGGTGAGCGACGGATTGTCTCCGTCGAACGTTATGCCGGAAATAGTCACATCATTAGCCTGAACCAGCACCATATTACTTGATCCGGGTGGGATCGAGCCCGCGCCGCCCGGATTTGGCGCCGAGAGTGCCGGATAAACAGTGACCGAGGCTTCGCCGGCTCCGACCAGATCGAGGGATTTGTCAATGGTCAGATTTTCGACATAAGTGCCTGGTGCAATGTTGACCGTTCCGCCGGTCAAAACGCCTGACATGCCGACCGGTATGGTGGCAAAAGCATCCTGGCCAAAGATATGACCATCCACTGCATCACCATTTAATGAACCAAGATAGCCGTCGTCGACCCAGACTGGATCAGCACCCACCAGCGCGAGGTCGGCGGTGGTCAGATCGCTGGTTGTGGCCACTACGCCACCGGTAACTCCGGCAGTTGAGTAGGTGTAACCACGACTGCTGGTCAACGGGGTGATGAGTGTGGCTCCCTGGTGAATTTTGATCGACCGAGTCAGTTGGAACAGATCCCCCAGCACTGTGGTCAGATCGTCGGTTCCCAGCGCAAGATTGTACTGGCCGGAACCGATCACCATCGTATAACCGCCCAATCCATCCGGTTCAAAATAGATGATCCAATTATTGATGGTTGAGGTTGTGTTGTGGGTGTAGGGACTGATCAGCACCCAATAAGGCGCCTGGTCCCAATACGATGCATACCCGGTGCCGTTATCATAGAAATAGTTGTTGTCGACCTCGACAATATCGCCTGCTTGCAGGCCGGTAACAACTGATTGAATGTAAATGCATCCGCCCACACTGGTCAGATAAGTGGAGTGGCCATCATTTGATATGAGCGATGCGTCCATACTTTGGAATGCGACATCGCTGGTGTACCCACCGGCCGCAATCAGGGCCGCTTCTGCCTTGAACGATGAGACTGCGGCGGCATCAACCCGATGATAGGGGGCCGCGCCAAAGGTGCCGTGATTGATAGCCAGCGCGGCT from bacterium encodes:
- a CDS encoding T9SS type A sorting domain-containing protein; translation: MAVPLTPGIANGLGEVSLSDGVPAVLPPADSKNQVRTSAALAINHGTFGAAPYHRVDAAAVSSFKAEAALIAAGGYTSDVAFQSMDASLISNDGHSTYLTSVGGCIYIQSVVTGLQAGDIVEVDNNYFYDNGTGYASYWDQAPYWVLISPYTHNTTSTINNWIIYFEPDGLGGYTMVIGSGQYNLALGTDDLTTVLGDLFQLTRSIKIHQGATLITPLTSSRGYTYSTAGVTGGVVATTSDLTTADLALVGADPVWVDDGYLGSLNGDAVDGHIFGQDAFATIPVGMSGVLTGGTVNIAPGTYVENLTIDKSLDLVGAGEASVTVYPALSAPNPGGAGSIPPGSSNMVLVQANDVTISGITFDGDNPSLTSGIVSDGADLDARNGIITNHALGVYQNLTVHNTTIKNIYLRGIYASSGGSFYFHHSSVSNVKATTSSIGMFNFGGGGIFEYNTVANCNDAISANWSTGCQFLHNTVTGSSSGIHTDNAGNYAGSTADLIQGNTISDGATNSYAIFVFAPYIAPVVDGNIISNVDVGLTSAGAYAAVTPQFTNNVVDGMARPNATGVYVTTQIWGYGSGNVTVNFANNSVSNCTDGIYLESDAGYANSFTLAQNAIYNNSNSNVITAAGALGTLTLQYSGNWWGSNVGATVASSIQATADYTPWLDNGADINAAIGFQPDLSGLWVDDDSPQLNATNRIQEAVALVDGSTIYLMPGLYVGQVVIDAMADLNLIGAGVANTIIQAPSTAMTDYFISSGTTRNYPVLMITNSADVKVAQLTVDGAGKGNSNYRFVGIGYRNSGGSVDTCSIIDVRDTPFSGSQHGVAVYALDNDGNDRTVALHNVTVTGFQKTAIAMIGADLTATVDHCTVTGAGPTTVTAQNGIQFTDVAGGIATYNSVSSISYTGASWAASGILASGPGPVTADHNTITECQASGYWSECGGSFTNNLVSQTLAGTGHHEVYGIIGYYGTVGPVAKFRPSGIDTELHRSTMTASTSPMTYVTDVSGNTFDGGGTDTSYAIFPYAYNLSNASWQVHDNRVTNYLVGIEFYKEAGASVLAGDIDNNVLLFNDYGLDNNGGVLSVEENVFSNGLNAGDILPGNYYNHNCWSDYSGTPPYAIGGGGGNLDNNPSADCGLDLSPDSLIYLCTSGVTVTVSVGDAVTALDAADIRLEYPAELTVGSVTAASGNFFLTSSQTNHAAGQKDTLFVNLGVLTGVQDGPASLFTVNFSGSVSLCAWGEIAMYYRDLRDSTNSPIIVPLATPVAFRSDCLDPDLTVLSPGSGGFYNFAPVLNLSASDDCDLAAVYYQIDACGPTWLPIATGLAGTTYSNTAWTLPGFSGLTEAAHCVYFKVVDDAGRGNADTCSYTWCFTKDVTAPAPPTNLVAKPGHNKVHVSWQNSTSADVIGVVLQRVPWTNYPNYGTVPGTVSAPAYPASQLVGTTVFDSAASVASNVNHDDAVGLSNATRDIYYYGAFAYDAAGNYSVAAPAAQGRATSYWLGDIGDNTVSQNTSDGFVYLEDLALFSIAYATKQGDAAFYDDADFGPTFGGSPKGIPNPDDSIQFEDLVIFAINFDAVNPSMKAVPIFADQSVNGDLSLAVTGTQEGPDATYHLRLLNNRGDIKALRVTLAFDETSTLDKVELNPALTSVTQPIFTKIISGQGSVTIDVALLGTGNTLGGSGEVATLHFSSQSGTPNVTLIEGTLRDRENQPLTAALVSPEVRIIPRSYSLAQNYPNPFNPVTSIEYSIPLDCHVRLEVFNMLGQSVVVLVDEQKSAGVYSTPWAGTDLHGNAVASGIYLYRLSTDAYSATRKMMLVK